The following are from one region of the Thermoanaerobaculia bacterium genome:
- a CDS encoding carboxypeptidase, which produces MSAPRLKILLAAPLALGLALGLAGPGGSRALASAPPAMSAPLAPLQALPFDHILRYDELTALLQAWAAARPDLVELESLGKTPEGRELWFLTLTAHATGPAGDKPAIAVDGNEHATEWGGGVAALHFIHHLLDRFGSDERVTRLLETRAVYVLPRLTPDGVEATLEQGRFIRSVARPYPFATPESGIHGRDLDGDGRAVFMRYRDPNGPWKEYPGDRRLLVPRAPDEAGGDYWRVLPEGRIEGYDGATIADPPALEPIDLGANFPGDLRENARGRTAGAYPLSEPEIAAYVAALAARPNIVAHVTCHTFGGLVLTPPVNLAEQLPGADRKAYETLAHRAAELTGYRAMSYLDLRAEDRESYIPSAFGWLYDQRGILSFITEFWDPFRAAGISLAGTTASAWLWGYHPVEDEVALLRWSDRELGGDGFVPWRRFEHPQLGEVEIGGFDLVRYWYNIPFDRLEKEVAPHSDWLVYLGLATPRLAIRTFSSEPLGTGLWRVRLVVENQGYLPTHGAQKALDQQVSRGVFAELALPPQARLVESPARQALGELQGRIAQRSTATWWGYAPGTPDRAVADWIVAAPAGTALSVAAFHDRAGRESGRLVLGSSIR; this is translated from the coding sequence ATGAGCGCCCCCCGCCTGAAGATCCTCCTGGCCGCCCCGCTGGCGCTGGGCCTGGCGCTGGGCCTCGCAGGTCCCGGAGGATCGCGGGCTCTGGCGAGCGCACCGCCGGCAATGTCGGCCCCCCTCGCGCCCTTGCAGGCCCTGCCGTTCGACCACATTCTGCGCTACGACGAGCTCACGGCGCTGCTCCAGGCGTGGGCCGCGGCGCGGCCGGACCTCGTCGAGCTCGAAAGCCTCGGCAAGACCCCCGAGGGGAGAGAGCTCTGGTTCCTGACCCTGACCGCGCACGCCACCGGCCCGGCAGGCGACAAGCCGGCGATCGCCGTGGATGGGAACGAGCACGCCACCGAGTGGGGAGGAGGCGTCGCCGCGCTGCATTTCATCCACCACCTGCTCGATCGGTTCGGCAGCGACGAGCGTGTGACGCGACTGCTCGAAACGCGTGCGGTCTACGTGCTGCCGCGCCTGACCCCGGACGGTGTCGAAGCGACCCTCGAGCAGGGGCGGTTCATCCGCTCCGTCGCCCGGCCCTATCCCTTCGCCACGCCGGAGAGCGGCATTCACGGCCGCGATCTCGACGGCGACGGTCGCGCGGTCTTCATGCGCTACCGCGATCCGAACGGTCCGTGGAAGGAGTACCCGGGCGATCGCCGGCTGCTCGTTCCGCGCGCCCCCGACGAGGCCGGCGGTGATTACTGGCGTGTGCTTCCGGAGGGCCGGATCGAGGGCTACGACGGGGCGACCATCGCCGACCCGCCGGCTCTCGAGCCGATCGATCTGGGGGCGAACTTCCCCGGCGATCTGCGCGAGAACGCGCGCGGCCGCACCGCCGGCGCCTACCCGCTGTCGGAGCCCGAGATCGCGGCCTACGTCGCCGCGCTCGCGGCGCGTCCGAACATCGTCGCGCACGTCACCTGCCACACCTTTGGCGGGCTGGTGCTGACGCCGCCGGTCAATCTCGCAGAGCAGCTGCCCGGCGCGGACCGCAAGGCCTACGAGACATTGGCCCACCGGGCGGCCGAGCTCACTGGCTACCGTGCGATGTCGTATCTCGACCTCCGGGCGGAGGACCGCGAGAGCTACATCCCCAGCGCCTTCGGCTGGCTGTACGACCAGCGCGGGATTCTCTCGTTCATCACCGAGTTCTGGGACCCGTTTCGGGCGGCCGGAATCTCGCTCGCCGGAACGACGGCCTCCGCCTGGCTCTGGGGCTACCATCCGGTCGAGGATGAGGTCGCGCTCCTGCGCTGGAGCGACCGGGAGTTGGGCGGCGACGGCTTCGTGCCGTGGCGCCGGTTCGAGCATCCGCAACTGGGAGAGGTCGAGATCGGTGGCTTCGACCTGGTGCGCTACTGGTACAACATCCCGTTCGATCGCCTGGAGAAGGAGGTCGCGCCGCACAGCGATTGGCTGGTCTACCTCGGCCTCGCCACGCCTCGCCTCGCGATCCGCACGTTTTCGTCCGAGCCGCTGGGCACCGGCCTCTGGCGGGTGCGTCTGGTGGTCGAGAATCAGGGCTATCTGCCGACGCACGGCGCACAGAAGGCACTCGATCAACAGGTGAGTCGCGGGGTCTTCGCGGAGCTCGCCCTGCCGCCGCAAGCGCGCCTCGTCGAGAGCCCGGCGCGGCAGGCGCTGGGGGAGCTCCAGGGTCGCATCGCGCAGCGCTCGACAGCGACCTGGTGGGGGTATGCCCCCGGCACTCCCGACCGCGCCGTCGCCGACTGGATCGTCGCGGCCCCGGCAGGGACCGCGCTCTCGGTCGCTGCGTTCCACGATCGCGCGGGCCGGGAGAGCGGTCGACTCGTGCTGGGAAGTTCCATCCGCTGA
- a CDS encoding TonB-dependent siderophore receptor: MRLSVALTLMIATTAMAGAQGSPAPAGCVFDAAAPRAEVTGRIVDPSGAPLVGASLTLRCGDFRQDARTIGDGSYRIAAPAGAYILEAEAPGFEPTAAPVELDAAAAAALDLTLEIGTFGSIITVSEPGGFVAASSTSATKSDAPLIEIPQSVSVITADQMTARNVQSVAAAISYTASVDVNTFGTETRFDWINIRGFDQSTYGLYRDNSRWQSGQVSGQIDPYMLQEIDVVKGPSSVLYGQNQPGGLVNLVTKRPPSRELREVVLNYGSHDKMQAQADFGGPIGDDGKLKYRLTGLARQSDTQVDFVSDDRWFIAPALTWTPSDKTTLTVLGDFQRDDTGWSQFLPSQGTLTGNPNGDIDRSLFVGEPDYDYFERDQWSAGTLFEYRIDDTWALRNTMRYSSIEFDGKTVFGGGLQEDLRSLNRFGFGNTFELKIFTMDTNAYARFDTGSVEHSLLFGVDYSTSESKIVSGFSVAAPLDVFDPVYGSSVPDLFIYGNVDQPIDQLGFYAQDQMKFGSRWIATLALREDTTDITTDNRLSDSQVDQSDNALTGRLALTYLAESGLAPYFSYSTSFLPVAGVDFYNRPFEPTEGEQFEGGLKFQPKGSNSFLTASIFQITQTNVSVPDPVNPFSTVQQGEIRSQGIELEAIGSLATSLNYYASYSYLDQEVTETTDPATLGKRPPLAPDQLFSAGGEYMFTEGGASGLGLGAGLRYIGSRAGDGANTIEVPSYTLFDASVRYLWRNMEFLLSATNLTDKTYVGVCQSVSYCNYGIGRQAIATVRFDF, encoded by the coding sequence ATGCGACTCTCCGTAGCTCTCACCCTCATGATTGCAACGACCGCGATGGCTGGCGCCCAGGGCTCTCCCGCCCCGGCCGGCTGCGTCTTCGACGCCGCGGCGCCGCGGGCCGAGGTCACCGGCAGGATCGTCGATCCCTCCGGAGCGCCGCTCGTCGGCGCGAGTCTGACTCTGCGCTGTGGAGACTTCCGCCAGGACGCACGCACGATCGGTGACGGCAGCTACCGCATCGCGGCCCCGGCCGGAGCGTACATCCTGGAGGCTGAAGCCCCGGGATTCGAACCCACGGCCGCGCCGGTCGAGCTCGACGCCGCGGCCGCTGCCGCGCTCGACCTCACGTTGGAGATCGGGACCTTCGGCAGCATCATCACGGTCTCGGAGCCCGGCGGCTTCGTCGCTGCATCCTCGACGTCGGCGACCAAGTCCGACGCGCCGCTGATCGAGATCCCGCAGTCGGTCTCGGTCATCACCGCCGACCAGATGACGGCGCGCAACGTCCAGTCGGTCGCCGCGGCGATCAGCTACACGGCGAGCGTCGACGTCAACACCTTCGGCACCGAGACGCGTTTCGACTGGATCAACATCCGGGGCTTCGACCAGTCCACATACGGTCTCTACCGCGACAACTCGCGCTGGCAGAGCGGTCAGGTCTCGGGCCAGATCGACCCCTACATGCTGCAGGAGATCGACGTGGTCAAGGGGCCGAGCTCGGTGCTCTACGGCCAGAATCAGCCCGGCGGCCTGGTCAATCTGGTCACCAAGCGGCCGCCCTCGCGCGAGCTGCGCGAGGTCGTCCTCAACTACGGCTCGCACGACAAGATGCAGGCCCAGGCCGACTTCGGCGGGCCGATCGGCGACGACGGAAAGCTCAAGTACCGGCTCACGGGATTGGCGCGGCAGAGCGACACCCAGGTCGACTTCGTCTCTGACGACCGCTGGTTCATCGCTCCGGCCCTCACCTGGACGCCGTCGGACAAGACGACCCTCACAGTGCTCGGCGACTTCCAGCGCGACGACACCGGCTGGAGCCAGTTCCTGCCCTCGCAGGGCACCCTGACCGGGAATCCGAACGGCGACATCGATCGCAGCCTCTTCGTCGGCGAGCCGGACTACGACTACTTCGAGCGCGATCAGTGGTCGGCGGGGACACTCTTCGAGTACCGGATCGACGACACCTGGGCGCTGCGCAACACGATGCGCTACTCGAGCATCGAGTTCGACGGCAAGACCGTCTTCGGTGGCGGACTGCAGGAGGACCTGCGGAGCCTCAACCGTTTCGGTTTCGGCAACACCTTCGAGCTCAAGATCTTCACCATGGACACCAACGCTTACGCCCGCTTCGACACCGGCAGCGTCGAGCATTCGCTTCTCTTCGGTGTCGACTACTCGACCTCCGAGTCGAAAATCGTGAGCGGCTTCTCCGTCGCCGCGCCGCTCGACGTCTTCGACCCGGTCTACGGCTCGAGCGTCCCGGATCTGTTCATCTACGGCAACGTCGACCAGCCGATCGATCAGCTCGGGTTCTATGCCCAGGATCAGATGAAGTTCGGCTCGCGCTGGATCGCGACGCTCGCCTTGCGCGAGGACACGACCGACATCACCACCGACAACCGACTCTCCGATTCGCAGGTCGACCAGAGCGACAACGCCCTGACGGGCCGTCTCGCCCTGACCTACCTGGCGGAGAGCGGCCTCGCGCCCTACTTCAGCTACTCGACCTCGTTTCTGCCCGTCGCCGGTGTCGACTTCTACAACCGGCCGTTCGAACCGACCGAGGGCGAGCAGTTCGAAGGCGGCCTGAAGTTCCAGCCCAAGGGTTCGAACAGCTTCCTGACGGCCTCCATCTTCCAGATCACCCAGACCAACGTCAGCGTGCCCGATCCGGTCAACCCTTTCAGCACCGTGCAGCAGGGCGAGATCCGTTCGCAGGGCATCGAGCTGGAGGCGATCGGCAGCCTGGCGACGAGCCTGAACTACTACGCCTCCTACTCCTACCTCGATCAGGAGGTCACAGAGACGACTGATCCGGCGACCCTCGGCAAGCGCCCGCCTCTCGCCCCGGACCAGCTCTTCTCGGCCGGCGGCGAGTACATGTTCACCGAGGGCGGCGCCTCCGGCCTGGGCCTCGGGGCGGGCCTGCGCTACATCGGGTCGCGCGCCGGCGATGGCGCCAATACCATCGAGGTGCCGTCGTACACTCTCTTCGATGCCTCGGTGCGCTATCTCTGGCGGAACATGGAGTTCCTGTTGAGCGCCACGAACCTGACCGACAAGACCTACGTCGGGGTCTGCCAGTCGGTGAGCTACTGCAACTACGGTATCGGACGCCAGGCCATCGCGACGGTGCGCTTCGATTTCTGA
- a CDS encoding FMN-binding negative transcriptional regulator, which yields MFIRSCWKPRSIEAAYRLVDDNPWALLVNGGENGPLATNLPLLLDRSRGGHGVLLGHLARANEHARALFATPTPTLAIFHGPQSYVTASWYPLRQMPSTYYYTAVHCYGSVREQSTDELEYTLKLLNDRMESPIPGGWQMDEIPHSEITRRLPHIVGFEIVIERFEAKFKLGQDEPLRDALAVADHLGASPDPQHAALAAAIRRENSGRSEGDGA from the coding sequence ATGTTCATCCGATCCTGCTGGAAGCCGCGGTCGATCGAGGCCGCCTACCGTCTCGTCGACGACAATCCATGGGCCCTGCTCGTCAATGGCGGCGAAAACGGGCCGCTCGCGACCAACCTGCCGTTGCTGCTCGACCGGTCGCGCGGCGGCCACGGCGTCCTGCTCGGCCATCTGGCCCGCGCCAACGAGCATGCGCGCGCGCTGTTCGCGACGCCGACACCGACCCTGGCGATCTTTCACGGCCCCCAGAGCTACGTGACGGCTTCCTGGTACCCTCTCCGGCAGATGCCGAGCACCTACTACTACACCGCTGTGCACTGCTACGGTTCCGTGCGGGAGCAGTCCACGGACGAGCTCGAGTACACCCTGAAACTCCTGAACGACAGGATGGAGAGTCCGATACCGGGCGGCTGGCAGATGGACGAGATCCCGCACTCCGAGATCACCCGCCGGCTGCCCCACATCGTCGGGTTCGAGATCGTCATCGAGCGCTTCGAAGCCAAGTTCAAGCTCGGGCAGGACGAGCCGCTGCGCGACGCCCTGGCGGTCGCCGACCACCTCGGCGCCTCCCCCGATCCGCAACACGCAGCCCTCGCCGCCGCGATCCGGCGCGAGAACTCCGGACGCAGCGAGGGTGACGGCGCGTGA
- a CDS encoding 5-formyltetrahydrofolate cyclo-ligase: protein MPRKTTATPASSKVELREQLGARLAGLDPAAAAAAADRVAEAVLALPEIAAARRILTCLSFGVELDTWRLVDRLLASGKELFVPRADPRDGKLHVHPYPCALRTLSFGLRQPPRGTPEVAEEAIDGTLDAVLVLGLGFDRRGFRLGYGSGYFDRFLAHRPFPAIGLAFAVQLEERLPNEPHDIPMALVVTETEVCRPLPPGAG from the coding sequence ATGCCCCGCAAGACCACCGCGACGCCCGCGTCCTCCAAGGTCGAGCTGCGCGAACAGTTGGGCGCGCGGCTCGCCGGGCTCGATCCCGCGGCAGCAGCGGCGGCGGCGGACAGGGTTGCCGAAGCCGTGCTCGCTCTGCCGGAGATCGCAGCCGCCCGGCGGATCCTCACCTGCCTCTCCTTCGGGGTCGAGCTCGACACCTGGCGTCTCGTCGATCGGCTGCTCGCATCGGGAAAGGAGCTCTTCGTGCCGCGCGCCGATCCGCGTGACGGGAAGCTCCATGTCCACCCCTACCCCTGCGCGCTCCGCACCCTCTCGTTCGGCCTCCGGCAGCCGCCGCGCGGGACACCGGAGGTCGCGGAGGAAGCGATCGACGGCACTCTCGACGCGGTTCTCGTGCTCGGGCTGGGGTTCGACCGGCGCGGCTTCCGCCTCGGCTACGGCAGCGGGTACTTCGACCGCTTTCTCGCCCATCGCCCCTTCCCGGCCATCGGCCTCGCCTTCGCTGTGCAGCTCGAGGAGCGGCTGCCGAACGAGCCGCACGACATCCCGATGGCGCTCGTCGTCACCGAGACCGAGGTCTGCCGCCCGCTGCCCCCAGGAGCCGGCTGA
- a CDS encoding TonB-dependent receptor has translation MRLELFASALALAVVLSPDVVQAEGRTLAGLVVDRAGDPVPRAVVELSCPPEAPAQLLVADESGRVLGALPAARDCRLVAHPPDGGPPATVLDLPHDASGAVTLALELEIFAERIEVRESAGHGALGSREIRESFARDAGEALAHLPGIDKVRKGGIANDVVLRGQKGDNLSLRIDGHALHGACPNRMDPPSFHIDFAEIERIVVHRGPFDAASGGLAGSIDILSRKPEPGLHFDLLAAAGAFGYTAPSATASWADERWSLKGGIASRRGQAFEDGDGRAFTELLPLSAPAAYRTTARDDRAFDITTGWAGLGWTARPGERLEIEATVQQADTQLYPYLQMDATKDDATRARASYRAERAGERVESLSASLGWSRVEHDMDDRLRVSSTPASRAYSMATEALAEDWSARGEVQLAGGVQLGLEGTRREWSSATRLAGMGYRPQASLPGTVQDSGALFAELERPWGDQLTIEAGARVARSQAEADPGLADTDLYFAYHRTRSTSAGDTLLAGNVGLVWKPRETWDVSARLGSAERAPDPQERYFGLRRMGTDWVGNPALAPPRQTQLDLGGRYRSDRLTLDVTGWVARIDGAITVVDGARLEMVPGVMNRHARTYINHDTEMWGAEAAALAPLGANVALQAKVTWLRGARDLAPEAGVVDRDLPELPPLSGRLALRWEPGRWYTELEGVAATEQTRVDSGLQETETPAWQIANLRAGIELGRFWLIGGVENLFDRTYREHLSYQRDPFRAGVAVPEPGRSFSLTLRYRS, from the coding sequence ATGCGTCTCGAACTCTTCGCGAGCGCTCTCGCGCTCGCTGTCGTCCTCTCTCCCGACGTCGTCCAGGCGGAAGGCCGCACACTCGCCGGCCTCGTCGTCGATCGCGCCGGCGATCCGGTGCCGCGTGCCGTCGTCGAGCTTTCGTGCCCGCCGGAAGCTCCGGCGCAACTTCTGGTCGCCGACGAATCCGGGCGCGTCCTCGGAGCCCTTCCTGCGGCCCGCGACTGTCGTCTGGTCGCCCATCCACCGGATGGCGGTCCGCCGGCGACCGTGCTCGACCTGCCGCACGACGCCTCCGGCGCTGTCACCCTCGCCCTCGAGCTCGAGATCTTCGCCGAGCGCATCGAGGTTCGCGAATCGGCCGGGCACGGCGCTCTCGGGTCGCGGGAGATCCGCGAGAGCTTCGCCCGCGACGCCGGAGAGGCGCTCGCACACCTCCCGGGTATCGACAAGGTACGCAAGGGGGGGATCGCCAACGACGTCGTGCTGCGCGGCCAGAAGGGGGACAACCTCTCCCTGCGCATCGACGGTCACGCCCTGCACGGCGCCTGTCCCAACCGGATGGACCCGCCGTCGTTCCACATCGACTTCGCCGAGATCGAACGCATCGTGGTGCACCGCGGACCGTTCGACGCCGCCTCCGGAGGACTCGCCGGCAGCATCGACATCCTGTCGCGCAAACCCGAACCGGGCCTGCATTTCGATCTCTTGGCCGCCGCCGGCGCCTTCGGCTACACGGCGCCCTCGGCCACCGCGAGCTGGGCCGACGAGCGCTGGAGCCTGAAGGGGGGCATCGCCTCCCGGCGCGGCCAGGCCTTCGAGGACGGCGACGGGCGCGCCTTCACCGAGCTCCTCCCGCTCAGTGCGCCGGCTGCCTATCGAACCACGGCACGAGACGATCGCGCCTTCGACATCACCACCGGCTGGGCCGGACTGGGCTGGACGGCGCGGCCGGGCGAACGGCTTGAGATCGAGGCCACCGTCCAGCAGGCCGACACGCAGCTTTACCCCTATCTGCAAATGGACGCGACGAAGGACGACGCCACCCGCGCCCGCGCCAGCTATCGCGCCGAGCGCGCCGGCGAGCGCGTCGAGAGCCTCTCGGCGAGCCTCGGCTGGTCGCGCGTCGAGCACGACATGGACGACCGGCTGCGCGTCTCGTCGACGCCCGCGTCGCGCGCCTATTCGATGGCGACCGAGGCCCTCGCCGAGGACTGGAGCGCGCGCGGCGAAGTTCAGCTCGCCGGCGGTGTCCAGCTCGGCCTCGAGGGCACGCGCCGCGAGTGGAGCTCGGCGACCCGGCTGGCCGGTATGGGCTACCGCCCGCAGGCGAGCCTGCCGGGAACGGTCCAGGACAGTGGGGCTCTCTTCGCCGAGCTCGAGCGCCCCTGGGGCGACCAGCTCACGATCGAAGCGGGGGCGCGGGTCGCGCGCTCCCAGGCAGAGGCCGACCCGGGGCTGGCCGACACCGACCTCTACTTCGCCTATCACCGCACGCGCTCGACCTCGGCCGGGGACACGCTGCTCGCAGGAAACGTCGGACTGGTCTGGAAACCGCGCGAAACCTGGGACGTCTCCGCCCGTCTGGGCAGCGCCGAGCGCGCTCCCGATCCCCAGGAGCGCTACTTCGGATTGCGCCGCATGGGCACGGATTGGGTCGGTAACCCCGCGCTCGCGCCGCCGCGCCAGACGCAGCTCGACCTCGGCGGCCGCTACCGGAGCGACCGTCTCACCCTGGACGTCACCGGTTGGGTGGCGCGCATCGACGGCGCGATCACGGTGGTCGACGGCGCGCGTCTCGAGATGGTCCCCGGCGTCATGAACCGGCACGCCCGCACCTACATCAACCACGACACCGAGATGTGGGGCGCCGAGGCCGCGGCGCTCGCCCCACTCGGCGCGAACGTCGCGCTGCAGGCGAAGGTCACCTGGCTCCGCGGCGCGCGCGACCTGGCGCCCGAGGCCGGGGTCGTCGACCGCGACCTGCCCGAGCTGCCGCCGCTTTCGGGACGTCTCGCGCTGCGCTGGGAGCCCGGGCGCTGGTACACCGAGCTCGAAGGGGTCGCCGCGACCGAGCAGACGCGTGTCGACTCGGGCCTGCAGGAGACGGAGACGCCCGCCTGGCAGATCGCCAATCTGCGCGCCGGGATCGAGCTCGGCCGTTTCTGGTTGATCGGTGGGGTCGAGAATCTGTTCGACCGGACCTACCGCGAGCACCTCTCCTACCAGCGCGACCCGTTCCGCGCCGGCGTCGCGGTGCCCGAGCCCGGCCGGTCGTTCTCGCTCACCCTGCGCTACCGCAGCTGA
- a CDS encoding PLP-dependent aminotransferase family protein gives MNTLSDLAIDRSSRLTLQDQLARQIRELIQSGALAPGESLPSTRDLATELEVSRNTAIYAYDRLVSEGYLDSAPRSGVRVSSTIALTRHVRRTAAAIGAIGAIGASGPGEPAPAPAPPRGARLPLGSPRPFRPCQPDIGLFPLLTWNRLRSRVLRREGRNVLHYQADCIAGLPALRESVATYLRDHRGVRCDWQQVVITSGSQQALFLLSLLLLDARDQVYMEDPGYVEARLACQNAGARIAPGAIDDQGLCPPTPADGKIALIYTTPSRQFPTGVSLSLARRLALIDFAGRTKCWIVEDDYDSELRYGARPLPSLQSLDNCGRVIYAGTFSKLLFPSLRLGYVVVPEPILAPFIALKHLNDDHLPLLDQATLALFLESGAFYSHVRRCRREYAARQRLFLDLFAKADLPVTPGNADGGMNVVVFLPEDADDAAWSKRLAEAGFDVPALSHYAIRTTAPGLIFGFTAFPVELLRSAFQGMLPILRRAAAESPLRAAETKRKTRKR, from the coding sequence ATGAACACGCTCTCGGACCTCGCGATCGATCGCTCGTCGCGACTCACCCTCCAGGATCAGCTCGCCCGCCAGATTCGCGAGCTCATTCAGAGCGGCGCCCTCGCCCCCGGCGAGTCTCTGCCTTCGACACGCGACCTCGCCACCGAGCTCGAAGTGTCGCGCAACACGGCGATCTATGCCTACGACCGGCTGGTGAGCGAGGGTTATCTCGACTCCGCCCCGCGCTCGGGCGTACGGGTGAGCTCGACGATCGCCTTGACTCGGCACGTGCGGCGAACTGCCGCGGCCATCGGCGCCATTGGCGCAATCGGCGCCTCCGGACCTGGCGAGCCCGCGCCGGCGCCGGCTCCTCCGCGTGGCGCCCGCCTGCCGCTCGGATCGCCGCGCCCCTTCCGCCCCTGCCAGCCCGACATCGGGCTCTTCCCCCTGCTGACGTGGAACCGCCTGCGCAGCCGCGTGCTGCGCCGCGAGGGGCGCAATGTCCTGCACTACCAGGCCGACTGCATCGCCGGGCTGCCGGCGCTGCGCGAGAGCGTCGCCACCTACCTCAGGGACCACCGCGGAGTGCGCTGTGACTGGCAGCAGGTCGTCATCACCTCCGGGTCGCAGCAGGCGCTCTTCCTCCTCTCGCTGCTTCTGCTGGACGCGCGCGACCAGGTCTACATGGAAGACCCGGGCTACGTGGAGGCGCGGCTCGCGTGCCAGAACGCCGGCGCGCGGATCGCGCCCGGAGCGATCGACGACCAGGGCCTCTGCCCGCCGACTCCGGCCGACGGCAAGATCGCATTGATCTACACCACACCGTCGCGCCAGTTCCCCACCGGCGTCTCGCTCTCGCTGGCTCGCCGGCTGGCGCTCATCGACTTCGCGGGGCGCACGAAGTGCTGGATCGTCGAGGACGACTACGACTCGGAGCTGCGCTACGGCGCTCGCCCGCTGCCCTCCCTGCAGAGCCTGGACAACTGCGGCCGCGTCATCTACGCCGGCACCTTCAGCAAGCTCCTCTTCCCGTCGCTGCGGCTCGGCTACGTCGTCGTGCCGGAGCCGATTCTCGCGCCCTTCATCGCGCTCAAGCACTTGAACGACGACCATCTGCCGCTGCTCGACCAGGCGACGCTGGCGCTCTTCCTCGAGAGCGGCGCCTTCTACTCGCATGTCCGCCGCTGCCGGCGCGAGTATGCGGCGCGCCAGCGGCTCTTTCTCGACCTCTTCGCCAAGGCCGACCTGCCGGTCACTCCCGGCAATGCCGACGGCGGCATGAACGTCGTCGTCTTCCTCCCCGAGGACGCCGACGACGCCGCCTGGTCGAAGCGCCTGGCCGAGGCGGGCTTCGACGTCCCGGCGCTGTCGCACTACGCGATCCGGACGACCGCGCCCGGGCTGATCTTCGGCTTCACCGCCTTCCCCGTCGAGCTCCTGCGCTCCGCTTTCCAGGGCATGTTGCCGATTCTCCGCAGGGCGGCAGCGGAGTCGCCACTCCGCGCCGCGGAAACCAAGAGAAAGACGAGGAAACGATGA
- a CDS encoding amino acid permease, whose product MKAGSGTGLLRALGLWDSVSLITGIMVGSGIFLMAGSIAVQLHSLAAVAAVWAFGGLLSVCGAVALAELGAALPAAGGLYVYLARAFGPKVGFVYGWSAMALIHSGSLAALAAAIGLYAAPVFELSSGQQKVLQLGCIALFVAVNSAGVGVGKWVQNSLTTLKVGGLAVMTFLLYSRGSMDRLWSHWVPAPEEGVGGVPWLGFGVALVAVLWAYDGWHFLSFAAGEVKDPSRTIPRSLILGTVLVFVVYLVVNAAYYAVLPPESIRGSDRVAALAVQEALGPGAAVSISLLIVISILGAMNGITLGAARVSYAMAADGLFFRSFARLHPRSHAPVVATVAQGLFAALFTLVGTFQQLFTSFVFTSWIFYGLAVAAVIVLRRREPALPRPYLCPWYPATPIFFLLATAGIIISTFVASFWPAILGVGIILAGIPLHFAFQYFERRRPGAATAARSRN is encoded by the coding sequence GTGAAAGCCGGCTCCGGCACCGGGCTCCTGCGTGCCCTCGGGCTCTGGGATTCCGTCTCGCTCATCACCGGCATCATGGTCGGCTCCGGCATCTTCCTGATGGCCGGCAGCATCGCCGTGCAGCTCCACTCACTGGCCGCCGTCGCCGCTGTCTGGGCCTTCGGTGGCCTGTTGAGTGTCTGTGGCGCCGTGGCGCTCGCCGAGCTCGGCGCCGCGCTGCCCGCGGCCGGCGGCCTCTACGTCTACCTGGCGCGGGCCTTCGGCCCGAAGGTGGGCTTCGTCTACGGCTGGAGCGCCATGGCGCTCATCCACTCCGGCTCGCTCGCGGCGCTCGCGGCGGCGATCGGCCTCTACGCCGCGCCGGTCTTCGAGCTCTCCTCCGGACAGCAGAAGGTGCTCCAGCTCGGCTGCATCGCGCTGTTCGTCGCCGTCAACTCGGCCGGCGTCGGGGTGGGCAAGTGGGTCCAGAACAGCCTGACCACCCTCAAGGTCGGGGGGCTCGCGGTGATGACCTTCCTGCTCTACTCGCGCGGCAGCATGGATCGGCTGTGGAGCCACTGGGTGCCGGCGCCGGAAGAGGGTGTGGGAGGGGTGCCATGGCTCGGCTTCGGCGTGGCGCTCGTCGCCGTGCTGTGGGCCTATGATGGCTGGCACTTCCTGTCGTTCGCCGCCGGCGAGGTCAAGGACCCGTCGCGCACGATTCCGCGCAGCCTCATCCTCGGCACCGTCCTGGTCTTCGTGGTCTACCTGGTCGTCAACGCGGCCTACTACGCGGTGCTGCCTCCCGAGAGCATCCGCGGCAGCGACCGTGTGGCGGCGCTCGCGGTGCAGGAGGCCCTCGGACCGGGGGCCGCGGTCTCGATCTCGCTGCTCATCGTCATCTCGATCCTCGGAGCGATGAACGGCATCACGCTCGGGGCGGCGCGGGTGAGCTATGCCATGGCGGCCGACGGGCTGTTCTTCCGCTCCTTCGCCCGTCTCCACCCGCGCTCCCATGCGCCGGTCGTGGCCACCGTCGCCCAGGGCCTCTTCGCCGCGCTCTTCACGCTGGTGGGCACGTTCCAGCAGCTCTTCACCTCCTTCGTCTTCACCTCCTGGATCTTCTACGGCCTCGCCGTCGCCGCGGTGATCGTGCTGCGCCGCCGCGAGCCCGCGCTGCCTCGCCCCTACCTCTGCCCGTGGTATCCGGCGACGCCGATCTTCTTCCTTCTGGCAACCGCAGGGATCATCATCAGTACCTTCGTGGCGAGCTTCTGGCCGGCCATTCTGGGTGTCGGCATCATTCTCGCCGGGATCCCACTCCACTTCGCCTTCCAGTACTTCGAGCGCCGCCGGCCCGGCGCCGCGACGGCGGCAAGGTCGCGAAACTAG